A genomic window from Acyrthosiphon pisum isolate AL4f unplaced genomic scaffold, pea_aphid_22Mar2018_4r6ur Scaffold_20844;HRSCAF=22298, whole genome shotgun sequence includes:
- the LOC103310001 gene encoding zinc finger MYM-type protein 1-like: MHSPPKSLVHQPFINWKDAIEYFKIHESNEYHKFSMAKVTEFLKIVDKKQNDVYIQLHKRNERLALRGGHDSGSLDLNLPLHNDGNFRALLRYRIDSGDDLFLNHIKSCGKNSTYISADIQNEVISIICDQIQTKICNRIKTNKFFVILADETTDVSRVEQFSLCIRYFDADVNKIREDFLQFVPVHSTTGLELAKTIISTLSALGLNLQHMRGQGYDGAANMGGVFRGVQALILKEYPKALYTHCFSHCLNLCLNDASKVQQIRNTLNIIQETENIDIVTATNSIETTTTKLQHLRNEVEFQKIFDSAIEMAEKVGVSPIIPQTVGGAQKHRANYTVNDGNCCTYYRVSIYYPYLDDLLSSFNERFNSNSSLISSLSCLFLSKVKKSTFDDLQMALEFYKDDLQIDSYSSTLKGEFELWQMKWETETVIPTNSLDTLLNCPVDIFPNIYTILKIFSILPVTTASVERSFSTLKRIKTYLRNSTSENRLNGLALLNVHRDIDIDIESLIDVFANRKERRLNFKL, from the exons ATGCATTCACCTCCAAAGTCATTAGTTCATCAACCATTTATTAATTGGAAAGATGCTATTGAGTACTTTAAAATACATGAAAGTAATGAGTATCATAAATTTTCTATGGCTAAAGTTACAGAATTCTTAAAAATAgttgataaaaaacaaaacgacGTCTACATCCAGTTACATAAAAGAAATGAGA GACTTGCTCTTCGAGGTGGCCATGATTCAGGTAGCTTAGATTTGAATTTGCCATTACATAACGACGGTAATTTCAGAGCTCTGTTACGTTACCGTATAGATAGTGGtgacgatttatttttaaatcatattaaaagttGTGGTAAAAATTCTACTTATATCAGTGCTGATATACAAAATGAAGTCATTTCAATTATATGTGATCAAATTCAGACTAAAatttgtaacagaattaaaacaaacaaattttttgtGATATTAGCTGATGAAACAACTGATGTTAGTAGAGTTGAACAGTTTTCTCTTTGTATAAGGTACTTTGATgctgatgtaaataaaataagagaagattttttacaatttgtaccAGTACATAGTACTACAGGATTAGAGCTAGCAAAGACAATCATAAGTACATTGAGTGCTTTAGGATTAAATTTACAGCATATGAGAGGCCAAGGATACGATGGAGCAGCAAATATGGGAGGAGTATTTAGAGGAGTTCAAGCActtatattaaaagaatatcCAAAAGCTCTATACACTCACTGTTTCTctcattgtttaaatttatgtcTAAATGATGCTTCTAAAGTTCAACAAATCAGaaacacattaaatataattcaagag ACAGAGAATATAGATATTGTAACCGCTACAAATTCAATAGAAACAACAACTacaaaattacaacatttaagAAATGAAGTAGAGTTTCAAAAAATCTTTGATAGTGCTATCGAAATGGCTGAAAAAGTTGGTGTGTCTCCAATCATCCCACAGACAGTAGGAGGAGCTCAAAAACACCGAGCGAACTATACTGTAAATGATGGCAATTGTTGCACATACTATAGGGTATCAATTTATTATCCATATTTAGATGATTTGCTCTCATCTTTTAATGAAAgatttaattcaaattcaagtttaatatctTCACTTTCTTGTTTGTTTCTgtctaaagtaaaaaaaagcACATTTGACGATTTACAAATGGCTTTAGAATTTTATAAAGATGACTTACAAATAGATTCCTATAGTTCAACCTTAAAAGGAGAGTTTGAATTATGGCAAATGAAGTGGGAAACAGAAACAGTAATTCCAACCAACTCCCTTGACACATTATTAAATTGTCCAGTAGATATTTTtcctaatatatatacaatattgaaaattttttcaatCCTGCCAGTTACAACAGCTTCAGTTGAAAGAAGTTTTTCAACTCTTAAGCGTATAAAAACCTATTTGAGAAATTCAACTAGTGAAAATAGACTTAATGGTCTAGCACTGCTAAATGTACATAGGGATATAGATATAGACATAGAGTCATTAATTGATGTGTTTGCCAACAGAAAAGAAAGacgtctaaactttaaattataa